The stretch of DNA GCGAGTGGGGGCTGGAGGAGCATGCGCAGGGCGTGGCCCGCCTGCTAGGGGTGGAGGGGTGCCTGGAGGGTTGACTAGGGTCTCTCTACCCTACTACGAGTATAGCATGGGCAGGGGTGGGGGGAGCCTGTTCCTGGAGGCCCACCTCTCACGCCACCTACTACCCGAGGAGATCTGCCTCCTAGCCTCTAGGAGGCCGGTGTGGCTTGACGAGAGGCCCTCCGGTGTTGTCGCGACGCCCTGGGGCAGCCCAGGAGAGGTCCTCAGGTTCTACGTTGAGCGGGCAACCATCCTCCTCACAGAGCCGCCACCCCCCAGGGAGAGGGTTTGGAGGTGGATGCTCAGGAGGCTCGGCCAAGAGCTAAACAGGCTCATAGCCGGGGGTCTTGTGGGCCCGCCGGTCCAGCCTGAGGTGAGTGAGGATGCTAGGAGGGCTAGGCTTGCGAGGAGGCTGTGCAAGGATGTGCTTGGCGACGTCATCTCCGGCCGCCTACAGCCTGTTCACCAGGGTTTGAGGTGGAGGATAGTAGAGGTGGAAGCATCGGCTGGGGCCACCAGGGTGGCCAGGCCGGGTGGGGGGAGCGATAGGATACTGGAGTGGCTGGCTTCGAGGAACCCCGGCCTCAGGTCCTCGCTAGAGGCCCTGGCCGCCGAGGGCAGAGCCTAGGTGGGTCTTCACAGCCTCGATGAGCCTGGAAGCAGCCTCAAGGTGGACTAGGTGGCCGGCCCCCTCGATAACCACTATTCTCCCCCTAGGGCCTAGGATGCGGCGTGCCTCCTCTAGCAGACCAGCCGCCAGCGGGTCCCTAGAACCCACGACCACAGTGGTGGGAGCCTCGGCTGTGAGCCTCTGGAAAGCCCGGGTGTAGTCCCGCCCTGCCAGCTCCTCTACTATGCTCGCGTAGACATGGGGGCCTATTCTCTGTAGGAGTTTTAGGGCGGCTTGATAGGCGAGATTCATGTTAACCCCCCGGTATACAGCAGCCGCGATCGCTCTAGCCGCCTCCTCCACACCCCTCTCCCTGGCGAGCCTGGCCCTAGCCCTCATCCCCTCGGGGTCGGCTGGCCTGTGAAGAGCCCCCACCAGGATCGCGCTTTCGAACCCTCCGCCGGGTTCCAGGATGTCCTTGTCCACCGCTTCGAGCACCACAAACCCGCCGAGGCTGAAGCCCATTAGATGCACCCTACCCTGCCCCTCCCTCTTTACGAGGGCCTCCAGGTCCTTCGCCATAGCCTCCAGAGATACACCCCCCTGGCCAGGCCTGCTGCCGCCATGGCCCCTCAGGTCGGGGAGCACGATCCTCGCCCCAAGCCCGGCCGCCAGCCTGGCTATGTGGAGCCAAACCCTGGAGTTCTCCCCGAGGCCGTGTAGCATGAGGATTGTGTCGCCGCCCCACCTCGGGGGCGATATGGTTATGTAGGATATGAGGCCTCCGTCCCAAGTCTCGAGTCTAAGCGGTTCCTCGGAAGCCAAGGCGGCTTACACCCCTCCAGCCCCTGTATTTAAGTCCTACTGCCCGCCACAACCCTCTTCACGGCCTCCACCAGCCTGAGGGGCGAGACCAGGCCCTCCTCCGTAGCCAGGTCCTCCCCAGCCTTGCCTACGGTGTAGAGTGCTGCGGCGGCCGTGTTCAGAGGGTCTGGGTCCAGGCCGAGCGCCCTCCTCCTAGCTAGGAAGCCTGCTAACACGCCCGCGAGCACGTCCCCCGTGCCGCCGACGCTCATCTCCGGGGCCCCCCAGGGCGACTCCCTGCACCTCCCCTCCGGGCTGCACACAGCGTCCACCGGGGCCTTGACGATGGTGGTGGCTCCGTACCGGGCTGCTATCTCCCTCGCAGCCCTGAGGGGAGGGAGGTCCTCCCCGCCTAGGAGCAGTTTGGCCTCGCCCCTGTGTGGCGTTAACACGGCTCCGCCCCAGAGCCTATCCCCCCTTCTCGCCAGCGCTTTGAGGCCGTCGGCGTCGACAACGGCGGGCACCCCCCTTTTCCTCGCGGCGTCGAGGACCTCCCACAGCAGGTCCTCGCCCTCCCCTCCCATGCCCGGGCCAGCCACCACCGCGTGAACCCTCTCGACAACCCGGCTAGCCTCCTCCATCCTCCTGGGCACTATCTCGGGCCTGGCCAGGGCTGCCTCCCGCGAGAAGGGAGAGGCTAGGTACACCAGGTCCACTCCCGCTGCGTAGGCGGCGAGGGCTGCTAGTATTGGGGCTCCAACGTACTCGCTGCTGCCCCCTACGACGAGAACCCGCCCACCGACGCCCTTGTGGGCGTCCCGGGGCCTCCTAGGTATCCTAGCCGCAACGTCGCCGGGGCCTGCGTAGTACTCAGCAGCCCAGGGCACCCCTATCTCTGCCGTGAGGACCTCGCCGGCGTAGAGGGGTGCGGCTCCCTTGAAGAGGCCCTTCTTGGGCTTGTGCATAGAGACTGTATAGTCAGACCTCACGGCGCCCTCGACTGCATCCCCCGTGTCCGGGTCTACACCCGTCGGCACGTCCACCGAGATCTTGAGGCCCCCAGCCTTGTTGTAGGCTTCCGCCGCAGCCTTAACACTGCCCCGGAGGCCCCCCTTAACGCCTATCCCTAGGAGGGCGTCGACAACAGCGTCAACACCCCCTAGGTCCAGCCAGCCAGGTGCGCCGGGCTCTAGCACCTCGACGCGGCTCGCCTCCACCCCCTTGAGCATTGTCCTCGCGGCAGGATGCTTAACCTCCCCCCGGGGGTGGGTTAGGTGGATCTCAACCCTGGCTCCCCGGGCCGCGAGCCTCCGGGCGGCTGCTATGCCGTCGCCGCCGTTCCCACCCTTGCCCGCGAGCACAGCAACCTTGGCCCCCTGGAGTCCGCCGAGGAGGCACTCTAGAACCCCTGCTACGGCGTTTCCAGCGTTCTCCATGAGAAGCTCGATAGAAACCCCGAGGTTCTCGGCGTTGATCTCGAACGCCCTCATATCCTCTGTTGAGATAGCGTCCTCAGGGCTCGCCATCCTAACCCCGGGGCACAGGACCAAGCAGAGACACCCCAGTGAGGGTTGGGTTTGCATTCGGGGCTAAATATGGGGGTCCAACGGGTTACAGGTCGTCCCACCAGTCGGCCTCCAGCCTGGCCTCTGAGGACCTGTAGTAGATTGTAGGCACCCCTCTGCGGCGGAGCCTCCTCCTCAGGCTCCTGTCGCTGGTTGCCACGTATACTTTAGCCCCCTCTACTTTGAGCTTTTCGGCAGCTTCCTCGAGGCTGTCGTCGGCGTCTCGGCTCTCAGTTTCTATGACCTCAACTCCCATCTGCTGGAGGAGCCTGAGGGCGGTCTGGGCCCTCCTGCCGAGGAGCCTTGTCCTATGTATCTCAGCGAGCCCCCGCAGCTCGGCTACTACTGTAGACGTGGTGGCGGGTTTGAAGCTGGAGTTTATCGCCTCTAAGATCATGCTTGGGGCTATTCGGCCGGAGGCCATCAGGATAAGGGTGTTGGAGTCCAGGAGAACTACTACTTTATGAGCCCCCAGCCTATGAGCCTCCACCTCCCCATTATCCTCCTGCTCAGGGCCACCCTCGCCTTGGGCCATGTTACCACAGGCCTCCTAAGCTGCACCTCAATCTCGTCCTTCCCCGCCCTGGTTACGACGCCGAGGGTTATCGCCGTCCCCACAGAGAGCATCAGCATCTCCCCCCTCCTTATAGGCTCCACCCTAGCCTCCTCCTTCATACCCACAACCTTCTCAAGCAGGTGGTGCTCTATCCTCAGCGTGGTCAGGGGCTCCGGCAGCTCTCCCGGCTTGCCCACGACGTTGCCGACCAGGTTGTCGGCCTTTGTCACGCTGGGGTCGAGCTGAGTGCCTATAGCCACGAGGCCCCCCGGCCTCGCCTCCTCCACCTCTATACTCCCGAACCTTAGGCTAGTGATTGTGGTGTGGAGCCTGACGTACTCCACCCTGCCCCCCGGCTTCCGCACGGCCACACCCGGGCTTATCTCTATCTCGTCCCCAACCCTGAAGACACCCTGGATTATGCTCCCCCCGACAACCCCGCCGACAAGCCTCTCAGGCGGCGTGCCAGGTCTGTTGACGTCGAAGCTCCTGCTGATGTACATCACCGGCGGCTTATCCAGGTCTCTCGGCGGCGTGGGTATGAACTTCTCTATCGCTGCCAGCACGGCGTCGATGTTAGCCCTCTTGAGCGCGCTGACAGGGATGATCGGGCTCCCCTCGGCTATCGTCCCCTTGATGAAGTTCAGGATCTCCTGGTAGCTCTCCTTGGCCCTCTCCCTAGAGACGACGTCCACCTTGTTCTGGACTATTACTATGTTCTTGATACCTATGATCTCGAGCGCCACGAGATGCTCCTTGGTCTGGGGCTGTGGGCAGGGCTCGTTGGCAGCCACAACCAGGAGGGCGCCGTCCATAAGGGCTGCCCCGCTTAGCATGGTGGCCATCAGTATCTCGTGTCCAGGCGCGTCCACATAGCTGACCCTCCTCCTGAGGGAGGCGCTAGCCTGGGGGTCACACTCGCACACAGGCTCTGGGCTGAACCTCTCCGGGAACCCGCAGCCCTCGCACTCCCACACCTCGCCGTCGGCGTACCCCAGCTTAATGGTCATGCCCCGCCTAATCTCCTCGCTGTGCCTCATAGTCCAGACTCCCGTGAGCGCCTGTACGAGCGTGGTCTTGCCGTGGTCGACGTGGCCTACTACTCCAATGTTGACCTCAGGCTGACGCTTGTCTCCACCGCTCAAGGCGCTAAACCCGGGCATAATAGGGGTTTGGCTGGAGGGTATAAAGAAGGTGGGGCTGCCTGGCCTCCCGCTTGTTTACTCCTCCTTGTCGCCGTAGTGGATGACAATGTTTAGCTGGGCTAGGGCGGTCTTCCTCCTCTCACCCCTAGGATCGGGTATCATCCTCCCCCTGACGCTCTTCCTCCTCCTCTCACCCCTCTCCCTGGGGTGGAAGCCCGGCGGGCCTGCTAGGAGAACCTTATACCTCCCCGACCCCGGCACTCCAGGGTGCATTGGTATCCCTGTAGCGTCCGTGCCCCCTCTTATCTTGAACTTGAGCCCTGGCATGCCGATGAGCCCTCCGTCGAAGACGTCTCCTATCTCAAGGCCGGCCAGCTTAACGTGGACATCATCGGGAACCGCTATCTGCCAGGATTTGGCTCTGAACGCGTCAGCCTCCGTCTCCAGCTCGCCCGCAGCCTCGCCGAGGAGCTCCATGTTGACCTCGACCACATTATCCTCAAGACCCTCCTTGACCTCGGCCTTAAAGGGGACCTTAACCTTCTTGCCGTCGGGGGTCGTGAATCTCAGGGTGAGAACCCCCACCTCGCCGAGGTTCAGCTCCTCGTAGAGCTTCCTGCTGACCCTGGCGATGGGGAGCCTCCTCCTGTCAGACTCCTTAGTCTTCCTCATGTCGTCAGTATACTCAATATCTTCTACTCCCTTCACCTTAACCCTGACAACCCTATCCCCAGCGCGGGGGTCAGATATCACTATCCTGAGTGGTGGCCTCTCCTCCGACACTCTAGACTCACCTCCACAGCCGGACCCCACCCGGGGGGTCCAGCCCAAACCTTGGGTGAGGATTCCACGGCCTAATTAGCTTTACAATACACTCTATGTCAACGGGGTGTAGCGTATGGCTGGAGATAAGGGTGGTGGCGACGGGGAGAGGAGGCTTAGGCAGCCTATAGTGGTGGTGCTGGGCCACGTCGACCACGGCAAGACCACGCTGCTGGATAAGATTAGGAGGACTGCAGTGGCCGCGAAGGAGGCCGGGGGTATTACACAGCATATTGGGGCTAGCATAGTTCCGGCTGACGTCATCGAGAAGATTGCTGAGCCCCTTAAGAAGGTTATACCGGTCAAGCTGGTTATACCCGGCCTTTTATTCATAGACACCCCGGGCCACGAGCTGTTCTCGAACCTACGCCGCAGGGGGGGCAGCGTCGCCGACTTCGCAATACTAGTCGTGGATATAATGGAGGGGTTCAAACCCCAGACCTACGAGGCTCTGGAGCTCCTGAAGGAGAGGAGGGTTCCCTTCCTCATAGCGGCGAACAAGATAGACCGCATACCGGGGTGGAAGCCCAACCCGGACGCCCCCTTCATAGAAACCATACGAAGACAGGACCCGAAGGTTAGGGAGATACTTGAACAGAGGGTGTACGAGATCGTTGGTAAGATGTATGAGGCGGGGCTGCCGGCCGAGCTTTTCACGAGGATCAAGGACTTTAGGAGGAAGATAGCCATAGTGCCCGTCTCAGCGAGGACTGGGGAGGGCATACCGGAGCTGCTGGCGGTGCTCGCCGGCCTGACCCAGACCTACCTGAAGGAGAGGCTGAGGTACGCTGAGGGCCCTGCAAAGGGTGTGGTGCTAGAGGTTAAGGAGATGCAAGGCTTCGGCACGGTCGTTGACGCGGTGATATACGACGGCGT from Aeropyrum pernix K1 encodes:
- a CDS encoding bifunctional ADP-dependent NAD(P)H-hydrate dehydratase/NAD(P)H-hydrate epimerase; translated protein: MVLCPGVRMASPEDAISTEDMRAFEINAENLGVSIELLMENAGNAVAGVLECLLGGLQGAKVAVLAGKGGNGGDGIAAARRLAARGARVEIHLTHPRGEVKHPAARTMLKGVEASRVEVLEPGAPGWLDLGGVDAVVDALLGIGVKGGLRGSVKAAAEAYNKAGGLKISVDVPTGVDPDTGDAVEGAVRSDYTVSMHKPKKGLFKGAAPLYAGEVLTAEIGVPWAAEYYAGPGDVAARIPRRPRDAHKGVGGRVLVVGGSSEYVGAPILAALAAYAAGVDLVYLASPFSREAALARPEIVPRRMEEASRVVERVHAVVAGPGMGGEGEDLLWEVLDAARKRGVPAVVDADGLKALARRGDRLWGGAVLTPHRGEAKLLLGGEDLPPLRAAREIAARYGATTIVKAPVDAVCSPEGRCRESPWGAPEMSVGGTGDVLAGVLAGFLARRRALGLDPDPLNTAAAALYTVGKAGEDLATEEGLVSPLRLVEAVKRVVAGSRT
- a CDS encoding alpha/beta fold hydrolase, which codes for MASEEPLRLETWDGGLISYITISPPRWGGDTILMLHGLGENSRVWLHIARLAAGLGARIVLPDLRGHGGSRPGQGGVSLEAMAKDLEALVKREGQGRVHLMGFSLGGFVVLEAVDKDILEPGGGFESAILVGALHRPADPEGMRARARLARERGVEEAARAIAAAVYRGVNMNLAYQAALKLLQRIGPHVYASIVEELAGRDYTRAFQRLTAEAPTTVVVGSRDPLAAGLLEEARRILGPRGRIVVIEGAGHLVHLEAASRLIEAVKTHLGSALGGQGL
- a CDS encoding S6e family ribosomal protein, translated to MSEERPPLRIVISDPRAGDRVVRVKVKGVEDIEYTDDMRKTKESDRRRLPIARVSRKLYEELNLGEVGVLTLRFTTPDGKKVKVPFKAEVKEGLEDNVVEVNMELLGEAAGELETEADAFRAKSWQIAVPDDVHVKLAGLEIGDVFDGGLIGMPGLKFKIRGGTDATGIPMHPGVPGSGRYKVLLAGPPGFHPRERGERRRKSVRGRMIPDPRGERRKTALAQLNIVIHYGDKEE
- a CDS encoding PIN domain-containing protein, translated to MEAHRLGAHKVVVLLDSNTLILMASGRIAPSMILEAINSSFKPATTSTVVAELRGLAEIHRTRLLGRRAQTALRLLQQMGVEVIETESRDADDSLEEAAEKLKVEGAKVYVATSDRSLRRRLRRRGVPTIYYRSSEARLEADWWDDL
- the eif2g gene encoding translation initiation factor IF-2 subunit gamma — its product is MSGGDKRQPEVNIGVVGHVDHGKTTLVQALTGVWTMRHSEEIRRGMTIKLGYADGEVWECEGCGFPERFSPEPVCECDPQASASLRRRVSYVDAPGHEILMATMLSGAALMDGALLVVAANEPCPQPQTKEHLVALEIIGIKNIVIVQNKVDVVSRERAKESYQEILNFIKGTIAEGSPIIPVSALKRANIDAVLAAIEKFIPTPPRDLDKPPVMYISRSFDVNRPGTPPERLVGGVVGGSIIQGVFRVGDEIEISPGVAVRKPGGRVEYVRLHTTITSLRFGSIEVEEARPGGLVAIGTQLDPSVTKADNLVGNVVGKPGELPEPLTTLRIEHHLLEKVVGMKEEARVEPIRRGEMLMLSVGTAITLGVVTRAGKDEIEVQLRRPVVTWPKARVALSRRIMGRWRLIGWGLIK